A single window of Mycobacterium sp. ITM-2016-00318 DNA harbors:
- a CDS encoding dihydrodipicolinate reductase, with protein sequence MGLRVVQWATGGVGVAAIRGVLEHPDLDLVGCWVHSPDKAGRDVGELAGIAPLGVTATNSIDDIVALDADAVIYAPLMANPDEVAALLRSGKNVVTPVGWLYPSERSAAPMREAALAGGVTLHGTGLAPGGISEKFPLLFSAFSTGVTFVRAEEFSDLRSYEAPDVLRHVMGFGEFPEKALTGPAQKMLDSGFIQAVKMVVAEMGFNADPKIRSTQETAVATASIDSPLGVIEPGQVAGRKFHWEALVDGEPVVRVTVNWLMGEENLVPAWDFGPGGQRYEMEVRGNPDLDIVVHGFHAKTGDEGPDLGVVGTAAHCVNSVPAVCAAEPGILTMLDLPLISGKAAPRLGG encoded by the coding sequence ATGGGCCTTCGGGTCGTTCAGTGGGCCACCGGCGGCGTCGGCGTTGCGGCGATCAGGGGCGTGCTGGAGCACCCGGACCTCGATCTCGTCGGCTGCTGGGTGCACTCGCCGGACAAGGCGGGCCGCGACGTCGGCGAACTGGCGGGAATCGCCCCGCTCGGCGTGACCGCCACCAACAGCATCGACGACATCGTCGCCCTCGACGCGGACGCAGTGATCTATGCGCCGCTGATGGCCAATCCCGACGAGGTGGCCGCGCTGCTGCGGTCGGGCAAGAACGTCGTCACCCCCGTCGGCTGGCTGTACCCCAGCGAGCGCAGTGCCGCACCGATGCGGGAAGCGGCGCTGGCGGGCGGTGTGACGTTGCACGGCACCGGCTTGGCACCCGGCGGCATCAGCGAGAAATTCCCACTGCTGTTCTCGGCGTTCTCCACCGGCGTGACATTCGTTCGCGCAGAGGAGTTCTCCGATCTGCGTTCGTACGAGGCGCCTGACGTACTTCGTCACGTCATGGGCTTCGGTGAATTCCCGGAGAAGGCGTTGACGGGACCTGCGCAGAAAATGCTCGACAGTGGCTTCATCCAGGCCGTGAAGATGGTCGTCGCCGAGATGGGGTTCAACGCGGACCCGAAGATTCGTTCGACCCAGGAGACCGCCGTGGCGACGGCGTCGATCGACTCGCCGCTGGGTGTCATCGAGCCCGGCCAGGTCGCGGGGCGCAAGTTCCACTGGGAAGCCCTCGTTGACGGCGAGCCGGTCGTACGCGTAACGGTGAACTGGCTGATGGGGGAGGAAAACCTCGTGCCGGCATGGGATTTCGGACCGGGGGGGCAGCGGTACGAGATGGAGGTAAGGGGAAATCCCGACCTCGACATCGTCGTGCACGGCTTTCACGCCAAGACCGGCGACGAGGGGCCCGACCTCGGTGTCGTGGGCACCGCCGCGCACTGTGTGAACTCGGTTCCGGCCGTCTGCGCGGCCGAGCCGGGCATCCTGACGATGCTCGATCTCCCGCTGATCAGCGGCAAGGCGGCGCCCCGCCTGGGTGGCTAG
- a CDS encoding lipid-transfer protein codes for MPNKVFVVGVGMTKFEKPGRREGWDYPDMARESGTKALEDAGIDYSEVQQGFVGYCSGDSTSGNRALYELGMTGIPMANVNNNCSTGSTALFLAAQTIRGGLVDCAIALGFEKMQPGALQGGAEDRESPLGRHIKALAEVDEFAFPVAPWMFAAAGREHMRRYGTTAEHFAKIGYKNHKHSVNNPYAQFQEEYTLDDILAAKMISDPVTKLQCSPTSDGSGAAILASEAFVDKHGLAGQAVEIVGQAMTTDFESTFDGSARNVIGYDMNVQAAQQVYGQSGLGPADFQVIELHDCFSANELLLYEALGLCAEGEAPKLIDNGDTTYGGRWVVNPSGGLISKGHPLGATGLAQCAELTWQLRGAADKRQVDNVAAALQHNIGLGGAAVVTAYQRAER; via the coding sequence ATGCCGAACAAGGTTTTTGTCGTCGGGGTCGGGATGACCAAGTTCGAGAAGCCGGGCCGCCGCGAGGGGTGGGACTACCCCGATATGGCGCGCGAATCGGGCACTAAAGCGCTCGAGGACGCCGGCATCGACTATTCCGAGGTGCAGCAGGGTTTCGTCGGCTATTGCTCGGGTGACTCGACGTCGGGCAACCGTGCCCTTTACGAACTGGGCATGACGGGCATCCCGATGGCCAATGTCAACAACAACTGCTCGACGGGTTCGACGGCGCTCTTCCTGGCCGCACAGACGATTCGCGGCGGTCTCGTCGACTGTGCGATCGCGCTCGGCTTCGAGAAGATGCAGCCCGGCGCGCTGCAGGGCGGCGCAGAGGACCGCGAGTCGCCGCTGGGCCGTCACATCAAGGCGCTCGCCGAGGTCGACGAGTTCGCATTCCCGGTCGCACCGTGGATGTTCGCCGCGGCGGGGCGCGAGCACATGCGCCGATACGGCACCACCGCAGAGCATTTCGCGAAGATCGGCTACAAGAACCACAAGCACTCGGTGAACAACCCGTATGCGCAGTTCCAGGAGGAGTACACGCTCGACGACATCCTCGCTGCGAAGATGATCTCCGATCCGGTGACCAAGCTGCAGTGCTCGCCCACCTCCGACGGGTCGGGCGCGGCGATCCTGGCAAGCGAGGCGTTCGTCGACAAGCACGGACTCGCAGGCCAGGCCGTCGAGATCGTCGGCCAGGCGATGACCACCGACTTCGAGAGCACCTTCGACGGCAGCGCGCGCAACGTCATCGGTTACGACATGAACGTGCAGGCCGCTCAACAGGTTTACGGCCAGTCGGGGCTTGGCCCGGCCGACTTCCAGGTGATCGAGCTGCACGACTGCTTCTCGGCCAACGAACTGCTGCTGTATGAGGCCCTCGGCCTCTGCGCAGAGGGTGAGGCGCCGAAGCTGATCGACAACGGCGACACCACCTACGGCGGTCGCTGGGTGGTCAACCCGTCCGGCGGACTGATCTCGAAGGGCCACCCGCTCGGCGCGACGGGCCTTGCCCAGTGCGCGGAGCTGACCTGGCAGCTGCGGGGCGCAGCCGACAAGCGTCAGGTCGACAATGTGGCGGCGGCACTGCAGCACAACATCGGCCTCGGCGGCGCAGCGGTGGTGACGGCCTACCAGCGCGCCGAGCGGTAG
- a CDS encoding long-chain fatty acid--CoA ligase produces the protein MDSTMQDFPLTITGIMRYACNVHGDRKVTTATGEGFRHLTYRELGEQAARLANALRRVGITGDQRVATFMWNNAEHLTAYLAIPSMGAVLHTLNIRLSPEQIAFIANQAEDQVILANVSLVGQLAPVLPLLETVHTVIAVGEGDIEPLTASGMTVLRYDEVLAAESPAFDWPAIDERSAAAMCYTSGTTGHPKGVVYSHRSSYLHSMAMCANSAIGVGSSDKVLPIPPMFHANAWGLPYAALMAGADLVLTDRFLDPKSLIDLIETQRPTVAGAVPTIWNDVMHYLEKDPNHDFSSLRLVGCGGSAVPTSIMKTFEERYGVRILQLWGMTETSPLGTVARPLPGVPEDQQWGFRSTQGRPVCGVEARIVDDDGNALPHDGKAVGEVQVRGPWVTGSYYLNQDESKFDGGWLHTGDVGRIDPFGYVTLTDRAKDVIKSGGEWISSVELENHLMGHPAVSEAAVVAVPDERWQERPLAVVVVNEGAKVCAKELREFLGDKVVRWWLPERWAFIEAVPLTSVGKFDKKTIRARYADNAYDVIEQRD, from the coding sequence ATGGACAGCACGATGCAGGACTTTCCGCTGACGATCACCGGCATCATGCGATACGCGTGCAATGTGCACGGCGACCGCAAGGTGACGACGGCAACCGGGGAGGGATTTCGACACCTCACCTACCGTGAGCTCGGCGAGCAGGCGGCCAGACTAGCGAATGCGTTGCGGCGCGTCGGTATCACCGGTGACCAGCGAGTGGCGACGTTCATGTGGAACAACGCCGAACACCTGACCGCCTACCTGGCCATCCCGTCGATGGGTGCTGTTCTGCACACGCTCAACATCCGGCTGTCGCCCGAGCAGATCGCCTTCATCGCCAACCAGGCCGAAGACCAGGTGATCCTCGCCAACGTTTCGCTGGTCGGTCAGCTTGCACCCGTTCTCCCGCTGCTGGAAACCGTGCACACCGTGATCGCGGTCGGCGAGGGCGACATCGAGCCCCTGACCGCATCGGGCATGACCGTGCTCCGATACGACGAGGTGCTTGCCGCGGAGTCGCCCGCCTTCGACTGGCCCGCTATCGACGAGAGGTCCGCGGCAGCGATGTGCTACACCAGCGGCACCACAGGGCATCCGAAAGGCGTTGTCTACAGCCACCGTTCGAGCTATCTGCATTCGATGGCGATGTGCGCCAATAGCGCAATAGGGGTGGGCTCCTCCGACAAGGTTCTTCCGATCCCGCCGATGTTTCACGCCAACGCATGGGGGTTGCCTTATGCCGCGTTGATGGCGGGTGCCGATCTGGTGCTGACGGACCGCTTCCTGGACCCGAAGTCATTGATCGATCTGATCGAGACGCAACGGCCCACTGTGGCCGGCGCCGTTCCGACCATCTGGAACGACGTGATGCACTACCTGGAGAAGGATCCGAATCACGACTTCTCGTCTTTGCGGCTGGTCGGCTGCGGGGGGTCGGCCGTGCCGACATCGATAATGAAGACATTCGAAGAGCGGTACGGCGTCCGGATCCTGCAACTGTGGGGGATGACCGAGACTTCGCCGCTGGGCACGGTGGCGCGCCCGCTTCCCGGAGTTCCCGAAGATCAGCAATGGGGGTTTCGCTCCACCCAGGGTCGGCCGGTGTGCGGCGTGGAGGCGCGGATCGTCGACGACGACGGCAATGCGCTTCCGCACGACGGCAAGGCGGTCGGCGAGGTGCAGGTCCGCGGCCCCTGGGTTACCGGCTCGTACTATCTCAACCAAGACGAGTCGAAGTTCGACGGCGGTTGGCTGCACACCGGTGACGTCGGCCGCATTGACCCCTTCGGCTACGTCACGCTGACCGACCGGGCCAAGGACGTCATCAAGTCCGGCGGCGAATGGATCTCGTCGGTCGAACTGGAGAACCACCTCATGGGCCACCCCGCGGTTTCCGAGGCCGCGGTCGTCGCGGTGCCCGACGAGCGCTGGCAGGAGCGGCCGCTAGCGGTCGTCGTCGTCAACGAGGGCGCCAAGGTGTGCGCCAAGGAGCTACGAGAGTTTCTCGGCGACAAGGTCGTTCGTTGGTGGCTTCCCGAGCGGTGGGCGTTCATCGAGGCGGTGCCACTGACCAGCGTCGGCAAGTTCGACAAGAAGACGATCCGCGCCCGCTACGCCGACAACGCCTACGACGTCATCGAGCAGCGCGACTGA
- a CDS encoding alpha/beta fold hydrolase has protein sequence MSQTSVARQPDTATRVRLSHHVMTLDDGHKVGVTVGGQGVPLVFLHGIALSGRAYVRLLSRLAGMGFLVVALDAAGHGVTPDLPRSAADLSDRVDLTLRALDALGVREAVFLGHSMGGRMTVQLAAVAPERVLAAVLLNAAAGSPFDESVRAPLRSPRRAAQALVNAAYDAPRDPSRLPAPERKRYMRQMAGALARNVRTPLGLPGALRAIIASGDSTPMLEAMREQNVPTIVVHGEHDLVVPFRSALDMAERTDGALYRVPGAYHSWMLANPRHGADMVRQLLDAELGDALRDSARGHGIVGVPGGWQALLAPDSPLKALADTPLEAVGEEPLEHVEMERLRKAHRTPSRGVERRIRWFFRRRKPAWTSMSGTADAALPAD, from the coding sequence GTGAGTCAGACATCGGTAGCTCGCCAACCGGATACGGCTACCAGGGTCCGGCTCTCCCACCACGTCATGACGCTCGACGACGGGCACAAGGTGGGAGTGACCGTCGGCGGCCAGGGTGTGCCGCTGGTGTTCCTGCACGGCATCGCCCTGAGCGGCCGGGCCTACGTGCGACTGTTGAGCCGGTTGGCGGGTATGGGGTTCCTGGTCGTCGCGCTGGACGCGGCCGGCCACGGCGTCACGCCCGACCTGCCCCGCAGCGCGGCCGACTTGAGCGATCGGGTCGACCTGACCCTGCGCGCACTCGATGCACTCGGTGTCCGCGAGGCTGTCTTCCTCGGCCATTCGATGGGTGGCCGGATGACCGTTCAGCTGGCCGCCGTCGCCCCCGAGCGGGTGCTGGCCGCGGTGCTGCTGAATGCCGCCGCGGGCTCGCCGTTCGACGAGTCCGTCCGCGCACCGCTTCGGTCGCCGCGCCGGGCCGCGCAGGCGTTGGTGAACGCGGCCTATGACGCGCCGCGTGATCCGAGCAGGCTGCCTGCGCCGGAACGCAAGCGCTACATGCGGCAGATGGCAGGTGCGCTCGCACGCAACGTGCGAACGCCGCTCGGGCTGCCCGGCGCCCTGCGAGCCATCATCGCGTCCGGCGATTCAACGCCGATGCTGGAGGCGATGCGCGAGCAGAACGTGCCGACCATCGTCGTGCACGGCGAACATGATCTTGTAGTCCCGTTTCGCAGCGCGCTCGACATGGCCGAGCGCACCGACGGCGCCCTGTACCGGGTGCCCGGCGCGTACCACTCGTGGATGCTGGCCAATCCGAGGCACGGGGCCGACATGGTGCGCCAGCTGCTCGACGCCGAGCTCGGCGACGCGCTCCGTGACAGCGCGCGGGGGCACGGCATCGTGGGCGTGCCCGGCGGCTGGCAGGCGCTGCTGGCCCCGGACTCGCCGTTGAAGGCGCTGGCGGACACGCCGCTGGAGGCCGTCGGCGAGGAGCCGCTCGAGCATGTCGAGATGGAGCGGCTCCGCAAGGCGCATCGGACGCCGAGCCGCGGTGTTGAGCGACGTATCCGCTGGTTCTTCCGGCGCCGTAAACCTGCATGGACGTCAATGAGCGGAACTGCCGACGCCGCTTTGCCAGCCGATTAG
- a CDS encoding cation:dicarboxylate symporter family transporter yields the protein MSVIDHQPPVSDPADPPRRKDRTHWLYIAVIAAVVVGVAVGILAPEVGKSVGVLGTMFVALIKMMIAPVIFCTIVLGIGSVRKAATVGKVGGLAFVYFLVMSTFALAIGLVVGNLIHPGSGMNLTEGAGKGAELAEKAHESGGLMDFVQGIIPDSLFSALTSGSVLQALFVALLVGFALQAMGSAGEPVLRGIEHLQKLVFKVLVMILWLAPIGAFGAIANVVGQTGWTAVAQLLTLMLGFYLTCVLFVFGVLGSLLRVVAGVSIFKLVRYLAREYLLIFSTSSSESALPRLIAKMEHLGVDRSTVGVVVPTGYSFNLDGTAIYLTMASLFIADAMGSPLSVGEQIGLLVFMIVASKGAAGVTGAGLATLAGGLQSHRPDLLDGVGLIVGIDRFMSEARAVTNFSGNAVATLLVGSWTNTVDKDQVDTVLRGDDPFDELTMVDEDHTPRDERVPAPV from the coding sequence ATGTCAGTCATTGACCACCAGCCCCCGGTATCCGATCCGGCGGATCCGCCGCGTCGCAAGGACCGCACCCACTGGCTCTACATCGCGGTGATCGCCGCGGTGGTCGTCGGTGTCGCGGTCGGCATACTGGCTCCCGAGGTCGGCAAGAGCGTCGGCGTACTCGGCACCATGTTCGTCGCGCTGATCAAGATGATGATCGCGCCGGTCATCTTCTGCACGATCGTGCTCGGCATCGGGTCGGTCCGTAAAGCGGCCACCGTCGGCAAGGTCGGCGGCCTCGCGTTCGTCTACTTCCTTGTGATGTCGACGTTCGCGCTCGCGATCGGTCTCGTCGTCGGCAATCTGATCCACCCCGGCAGCGGCATGAACCTGACGGAGGGTGCGGGTAAGGGCGCCGAACTCGCCGAGAAGGCGCACGAGTCCGGCGGACTGATGGACTTCGTCCAGGGCATCATTCCCGACAGTCTGTTCTCGGCGCTGACGTCGGGCAGTGTGCTGCAGGCGCTGTTCGTCGCGCTCCTCGTCGGGTTCGCGTTGCAGGCGATGGGCAGCGCGGGGGAGCCGGTCCTTCGTGGCATCGAGCATCTGCAGAAGCTGGTGTTCAAGGTGCTCGTGATGATCCTGTGGCTGGCCCCGATCGGCGCATTCGGTGCCATCGCCAACGTCGTCGGGCAGACGGGCTGGACCGCCGTGGCGCAACTGTTGACGCTGATGCTCGGCTTCTACCTCACCTGCGTGCTGTTCGTCTTCGGCGTGCTGGGTTCGCTGCTGCGCGTGGTGGCCGGTGTGTCGATCTTCAAGCTGGTGCGCTACTTGGCCCGCGAATACCTGCTGATCTTCTCGACGTCGTCCTCGGAGTCCGCGCTGCCTCGGCTCATCGCCAAGATGGAGCACCTTGGGGTGGATCGCAGCACCGTCGGAGTTGTCGTACCGACCGGCTATTCGTTCAACCTGGACGGCACCGCGATCTACCTGACCATGGCCTCGTTGTTCATCGCCGATGCGATGGGCAGCCCGCTGTCGGTCGGCGAGCAGATCGGGCTGCTGGTGTTCATGATCGTCGCCTCCAAGGGCGCGGCAGGTGTCACCGGCGCAGGCCTGGCCACGCTGGCTGGCGGCCTGCAGAGCCACCGTCCCGACCTGCTCGACGGAGTCGGCCTGATCGTCGGCATCGACCGGTTCATGTCCGAAGCTCGCGCGGTCACGAACTTCTCCGGCAACGCCGTCGCCACGCTGCTCGTCGGGTCGTGGACCAATACCGTCGACAAGGACCAGGTCGATACTGTGCTCCGCGGCGACGATCCGTTCGACGAGCTGACCATGGTCGACGAGGACCACACGCCGCGCGACGAACGCGTCCCCGCCCCGGTGTAG
- a CDS encoding alpha/beta fold hydrolase, whose amino-acid sequence MTRTAFIDDVTASVTTADGRQLAYLEVGNPDGPLVMHNHGGPSSRLEARLLAAAAAKNGLRLICVDRPGMGQSSTQKVRTYSGWADDLVAIADALECQTFGVTGWSEGGPWALAAAAYIDPARLHHVSSIAPGSYGAFRDNSAAQYLSKVDAFGGSLALRFEPGFRLMYAALGVSARRFQNNFVKQIRNTVSEYDQRLLSDPKIAKGFGDSCAGCFVQGSEGLVRDAELLYRRRAFDVGAIERPVHLWQGMDDALVPDPINRAVADAMPGAVWHPVEGAGHFVAIGAGEEIFAVAAKELGAS is encoded by the coding sequence ATGACGCGAACTGCTTTCATTGACGATGTGACCGCTTCGGTGACGACCGCCGATGGTCGGCAGCTGGCGTATCTCGAAGTCGGAAATCCAGATGGGCCGCTGGTCATGCACAACCACGGCGGCCCCAGCAGCAGGCTCGAGGCGCGCCTGCTGGCGGCCGCCGCGGCGAAGAACGGGTTGCGACTGATCTGCGTGGACCGTCCCGGCATGGGTCAGTCCAGTACCCAGAAGGTGCGGACCTATTCCGGCTGGGCGGACGACCTGGTGGCAATCGCCGACGCGCTGGAATGTCAGACGTTCGGCGTGACGGGTTGGTCGGAGGGCGGGCCGTGGGCGCTGGCTGCGGCGGCCTACATCGACCCCGCCCGCCTTCACCACGTGAGCAGCATCGCTCCGGGCAGCTACGGCGCGTTCAGAGACAACTCGGCGGCGCAATACCTTTCGAAGGTCGACGCGTTCGGCGGCTCCCTGGCGTTGCGCTTCGAACCCGGCTTCCGGCTGATGTATGCCGCGCTCGGGGTGTCGGCCAGACGGTTCCAGAACAACTTCGTAAAGCAGATCCGAAACACCGTCAGCGAGTACGACCAACGGCTGCTGTCTGACCCGAAGATCGCCAAAGGCTTCGGCGACTCCTGTGCCGGATGCTTCGTCCAAGGGTCCGAGGGCCTTGTCCGCGACGCCGAACTGCTTTATCGGCGTCGGGCTTTCGATGTCGGTGCGATCGAGCGGCCGGTGCACCTGTGGCAGGGCATGGACGACGCTCTCGTGCCCGACCCGATCAACAGGGCGGTCGCCGACGCGATGCCCGGCGCCGTGTGGCATCCCGTCGAGGGGGCAGGTCATTTCGTCGCGATCGGTGCCGGCGAGGAGATCTTCGCTGTCGCCGCCAAGGAGTTGGGCGCATCGTGA
- a CDS encoding sensor histidine kinase — MSKWWPRSLAGQAIALQILVIAVVVLAGSGLALLDARQDGDAAARQQVVAIATALADSPSTAAAIESGRATEILQPVTEAVRTNTDIAFITIMSPDGTRFTHTDPQQIGGHYLGSIEPALRGDTFTEVYTGTLGPSIRTIVPVRDDSGTIVGLVAAGITQQTLADRWRSQWLTIAVVSVAALAISLVGVWAIRRRLLRQTHGLRPDELRVMYEHHDAILHSVSEGLIVLDRTGVALVNDEARRLLGLPPGPVTRSDLPEFLRTYNPGARDEVHVTDERVLVVNRSQVDNRSQDSEVVTIRDRTELQGALGELSSLQVLTDSLRSQAHEAANKLHTVITMVEMGRAEEAVTFATNELELSQRLVDRLSTDVGEPALVALLLGKTAQADERGIELSVTEETHLPFNADDVPLSGQEMVTVLGNLIDNAMDACDREDPWVEVTVNQVDSRLLIRVADSGSGMDAATFEKAMQRGYSTKSGSDAEQHGLGLALVAQVVKRHNGTLTADVTYGSVVTVTVSDS, encoded by the coding sequence GTGAGCAAGTGGTGGCCGCGGTCGCTGGCCGGACAGGCGATCGCCTTGCAGATCTTGGTGATCGCCGTCGTCGTTCTGGCCGGAAGCGGCCTGGCACTTCTGGACGCCCGCCAGGACGGCGATGCCGCCGCACGCCAGCAGGTCGTCGCCATCGCGACGGCGCTGGCCGACTCGCCATCGACGGCTGCGGCCATCGAATCCGGAAGGGCCACAGAGATTTTGCAGCCCGTCACAGAAGCGGTTCGCACCAACACCGACATCGCGTTCATCACGATCATGTCGCCCGACGGCACCCGCTTCACGCACACCGACCCCCAGCAGATCGGCGGACACTACCTCGGTTCCATCGAACCCGCGCTTCGCGGGGACACGTTCACCGAGGTGTACACCGGCACGCTGGGCCCGTCCATCCGGACGATCGTGCCTGTGCGCGACGACTCCGGCACGATCGTCGGCCTCGTGGCGGCAGGTATCACGCAGCAGACGCTGGCGGACCGCTGGCGATCGCAGTGGCTGACGATTGCGGTGGTGAGCGTTGCGGCGCTGGCGATCTCGCTTGTCGGAGTGTGGGCCATCCGGCGTCGTCTGCTCCGCCAGACCCATGGGCTGCGACCCGACGAGCTACGGGTGATGTACGAGCACCACGACGCGATACTGCATTCGGTGTCCGAGGGGCTCATCGTTCTCGACCGCACCGGCGTGGCATTGGTCAACGACGAGGCGCGCAGGCTGCTCGGGCTCCCGCCCGGTCCCGTCACCCGCTCGGATCTGCCCGAGTTCCTGCGCACCTACAACCCCGGCGCCCGTGACGAGGTGCACGTGACCGACGAACGCGTGCTGGTGGTGAACCGGTCCCAGGTCGACAATCGATCCCAGGACTCCGAAGTCGTCACCATCCGCGACCGCACCGAATTGCAAGGCGCCCTCGGCGAACTCAGCTCGCTGCAGGTGCTGACCGACTCACTGAGGTCGCAGGCGCACGAGGCAGCCAACAAGCTGCATACCGTGATCACCATGGTGGAAATGGGGCGCGCCGAGGAAGCCGTCACATTCGCGACCAACGAGCTCGAGCTCTCCCAGCGACTGGTGGACCGACTGTCGACCGACGTCGGCGAGCCTGCGCTTGTCGCACTGCTTCTCGGGAAGACGGCGCAGGCCGACGAACGCGGCATCGAGCTATCGGTCACCGAGGAGACCCACCTGCCGTTCAACGCCGACGACGTGCCGCTGTCCGGCCAGGAGATGGTGACCGTGCTGGGAAACTTGATCGACAACGCCATGGACGCGTGCGACCGCGAAGATCCGTGGGTCGAGGTGACCGTCAACCAGGTCGACAGCAGGTTGCTCATCCGGGTGGCCGACAGTGGTTCCGGCATGGACGCCGCAACCTTCGAAAAGGCGATGCAGCGCGGCTATTCGACGAAGTCGGGATCCGACGCCGAACAGCACGGCCTCGGGCTGGCCCTTGTGGCGCAGGTCGTCAAGCGTCACAACGGCACGCTGACCGCCGACGTGACCTACGGCTCGGTGGTCACGGTGACGGTGAGCGACTCGTGA
- a CDS encoding response regulator, producing MIKVLIVEDEPLIAEAHQSYLQRLEGFSVSSVAHTARDAMRAATDAAANETPIDLVLLDIGLPDASGIALASALSGLRPAPDIIAITSERDLEMVRAAVGHGAIAYLLKPFTFAAFRDRLERYQRYREALPAGTDAASQAEVDRALAELRIGTYRSAAPKGAAAGTNDEIARVVRDSADGITADAVAKAVGVSRVTAWRYLERLADEGTVTRHTDYGKAGRPKTRYEWR from the coding sequence GTGATCAAGGTGTTGATCGTCGAGGACGAGCCGTTGATCGCGGAGGCACATCAAAGTTATCTGCAACGGCTGGAGGGTTTTTCGGTGTCATCGGTGGCCCACACCGCTCGCGATGCGATGCGCGCCGCCACCGATGCGGCGGCCAACGAGACGCCTATCGATCTCGTGCTGCTCGACATCGGATTGCCCGACGCCAGCGGCATCGCCCTTGCCTCCGCCCTGTCGGGGCTGCGCCCAGCACCCGACATCATCGCGATTACTTCCGAGCGGGATCTGGAGATGGTGCGGGCCGCCGTCGGCCATGGTGCAATCGCCTATCTGCTCAAGCCGTTCACGTTCGCGGCGTTCCGCGACCGGCTGGAGCGATACCAACGCTACCGGGAAGCGTTGCCTGCGGGCACCGATGCGGCCAGCCAGGCAGAAGTCGACCGTGCTCTGGCCGAACTACGGATCGGCACCTACCGATCCGCCGCCCCGAAGGGTGCGGCCGCGGGCACGAATGACGAGATCGCCCGTGTGGTACGCGATTCCGCCGACGGAATCACCGCGGATGCGGTCGCAAAGGCAGTCGGCGTTTCACGAGTGACCGCGTGGCGCTACCTGGAACGCCTCGCCGACGAAGGCACAGTCACCCGGCACACCGATTACGGCAAGGCGGGCAGGCCGAAAACCCGCTATGAGTGGCGCTAG
- a CDS encoding YncE family protein, producing MHKNTVPADATETTVEPDFAMLGSIDVERGPIADLAVTADGTTVIATHYGDGCVSLIDAYALTVDADIEMAAVEPHLVTAAERRAYVTISGHQYDSVAVIDTVNKQVIANYPVDGVATDVAVSPDGTRIFAGLAGDRLGLAVVNTFGRTNTIDLADGAGRTVDAVRVSPNGRFVYVATSDATSGRLLVVDAAKGLTIRQVPIASPIRDVVLSRDGALAYVASFDPHWGGSVDVIDTAIDEITAKVGIGGAPMQMALSADRARLYIADYEHVAVLCTETNSVIERLTVVDAPSGVAISPDGTRLYIADHTGAITVMSVSVDSSEAATEQLINVHVGAAPQLRAPQPVGV from the coding sequence ATGCACAAGAACACTGTCCCAGCGGACGCGACCGAGACCACGGTAGAACCGGACTTCGCCATGCTCGGCTCGATCGACGTCGAACGCGGCCCGATCGCCGACCTCGCTGTCACCGCCGACGGCACCACCGTCATCGCTACCCACTACGGCGACGGCTGCGTCTCGCTCATCGACGCCTACGCATTGACCGTCGACGCCGACATCGAGATGGCAGCGGTGGAACCGCACCTGGTGACCGCCGCCGAGAGGCGCGCCTACGTCACGATCTCCGGGCACCAGTACGACTCGGTCGCGGTGATCGACACGGTGAACAAGCAGGTCATCGCCAACTACCCCGTCGACGGTGTCGCCACCGACGTCGCGGTGAGCCCCGACGGCACGCGCATCTTCGCCGGCCTCGCCGGAGACCGCTTGGGTCTCGCGGTGGTCAACACCTTCGGTCGGACGAACACCATTGACCTCGCCGACGGCGCAGGCCGCACGGTCGACGCCGTGCGCGTCAGCCCCAACGGCCGCTTCGTCTACGTCGCCACCTCCGATGCCACCAGCGGCAGACTGCTGGTCGTCGATGCCGCCAAGGGGCTCACGATCCGCCAGGTGCCCATCGCGTCGCCGATCCGGGATGTCGTACTCAGCCGTGACGGCGCCTTGGCGTACGTCGCCAGCTTCGACCCCCACTGGGGCGGCTCCGTCGACGTCATCGACACCGCGATCGACGAGATCACCGCCAAGGTCGGGATCGGTGGCGCGCCGATGCAGATGGCGCTCAGTGCCGACCGCGCCCGCCTCTACATCGCCGACTACGAGCACGTCGCCGTGCTCTGCACCGAGACCAACTCGGTCATCGAGCGGCTGACCGTGGTCGACGCGCCGTCCGGTGTCGCGATCAGCCCCGACGGCACACGCCTCTACATCGCCGACCACACGGGCGCCATCACGGTCATGTCCGTTTCGGTGGATTCGAGCGAAGCCGCGACCGAGCAGCTGATCAACGTGCATGTGGGTGCAGCACCTCAGTTGCGCGCCCCGCAGCCTGTCGGCGTCTAG